The Enhydrobacter sp. sequence TTCGCTCTACGGCGACGAGGACAAGTTCGCCGCCTGGGCCGCGGCACGCCGCCAGACCGGCTTCCTGCTCAGCGCCTACACCGATTCCACCCGCGACGGCAACGCCGCTCTCGAGAACCTGCTGGCGCGGCGACGCATCCGCTATGGCAACGCACTGCCGAAGTCGCTGACGCCGGGCACGGTGGCCTTCGTCTCCTGCGGCGGCGCCGATCTCCATGGCGACTTCGTCACGCACGCCTGGACCACCGATCCGGTGAAACGGGCGCTGGCCATGATCCCGGGGTACGATCCGGTGGCCCCTCGAACCAAGCCGGCGCCGCGCGACGCGCCGCACAAGCGTGCTAGGAAGAAGGCATGAGCAGCTTCCGAACATCGCCGGCGGCGTCGGCGGGACGTACGGCGCGCGAGCCGATGATCGCGCGCGAGCATGTCGAGGCGGCGTGGTCGCGGGTGCGGCCGCACGTCAGGCGCACGCCGGCGCTGGCACTGGCGACGGGCACGCTGGGGCTCGCCATGCCGGTCGCGCTCAAGCTCGAGTCGCTGCAGGTGAGCGGCTCGTTCAAGGGACGCGGCGCCTTCCACAAGCTCCTGGTCTCGAAAGTGCCGGCCGCCGGCGTGATCGCCGCCTCGGGCGGCAATCACGGTGCGGCCGTCGCCTATGCCGCCCGCGCGCTCGGCCATCGCGCCGAGATCTTCGTGCCGACCATCAGCGCTCCCACCAAGGTCGAACGGCTCAGGCGATACGGCGCCATCGTGCACCAGGTCGGCGCCGTCTACGCCGAGGCGCGTGCCGCGTCGCAGATACGCGCCGAGGAGGCGGGCGCGCTCACCGTGCATGCCTACGAGGATCCGGACGTGTTCGCGGGCGCCGGCAGCGTCGCCCTCGAGTTCGCCGAGCAGGCGTGCTTCGACACGCTGCTGGTGGCGGTCGGCGGCGGCGGCCTGATCGCAGGCTGCGCGGCGGCCCTCGGCGAGCGGGTGAAGATCGTCGCCGTCGAGACCGAGGGCACGCCGACGCTGCATGCGGCGCTGCGTGCCGGCCGGCCGGTCGATGTGCCGATCTCCGGCATCGCGGCCGACGCGCTCGGGGCGAGCCGCATCGGCGCGCCGAATTTCGAGATCGCCCGGAAGCTGGTGGCCGACTCCGTCCTGGTGGATGACGCCGCCGTGCGCGCGGCGCAGCGCGGCCTGTGGGACGAGCTCAGGGTGATCGCCGAGCCGGCCGGCGCGACCGGTCTCGCGGCCCTGCTGTCCGGCGCCTATCGTCCCGCGCCGGACGAGGTGGTTGCGACGCTGGTCTGCGGCGCGAACACCGATCCGGCGTCCGTCGTCTGACGCGGCCTCTCAGTCCTCGAGCCACACGTCGTGCCAGCTCGCGGCGGCGAAGTCGGGCACGGTCGAATGGTTGCGGACCCGGGTGCTGGCGAGCGTGACCGTGTCGAGCTCGACCAGCGGCAGGAGCGGGGCGTCCCGGGTCACGATCTTCTGGAAATCGACGACGAGCGCCTTGCGGCGCGCGGCATCGGTCTCGACCTTGATCTCCTCCACGAGCCGGTCGAGCTCGGGATTGGAATAGCCGGAGGCATTGCAGAACGGCACGCCCTTCCGGATGCCGTCGGTGGTGTAGTACTGCGTCGTCGTCGGCACCGGTTCCGACGGATTCATCTGGTTGGAGATCGCGAGGTCGAAGTCGTAGTCGGTGTAGATGCGCCTGATCGAGGTCGAGCGGTCGGGGACGAAGAGCGTGACGCCCACGCCGATCTCCTCCAGCGCCCGCCTGACATAGGCGCCGACGAGGCCGTTGGCCGCGAACCAGCCGGCCGCCACGAGATCGAGCGTGAAGCGCCTGGCCGCTTCCTTTCTGGGAAAGCCGGCCTGATCCAGCAGCGCCGCCGCCTTTTCGGGATCGAAGTCGATCCGGTGGATGTCGTCGGTGAAGAAGGTGGTGTTGGGCGAGAAGATCGGGCCCGTGCCGGCGCGGGCGTAGCCGCGATAGATCGTCTGCGCGATGACCTCGCGGTCGATCGCGTGGAACAGCGCCTGCCGCACCTCGCGCCGGGCGAGGATCGGATGGCGCAGGTTGCATTCGAGGGTGGTCGCCCAGACGCGCTCCTCGTAGCCCTTCGCGGTGGCGACGAACCGGCCGGTGGCCGTGAGGCGCCGGATG is a genomic window containing:
- a CDS encoding ABC transporter substrate-binding protein, producing the protein MSTLSRRTFGTGALTAGMAGSLPRRARGQEEPRYGGTLVATLGGGEPQACYVPSGGGPSPIFSSSKLLERLAYRRMDGDFAGELAESWQPSPDFKFYAVKLRKGVTFHDGKDLTARDVAYSVTEIWARHADPLALAGLAGIDALTADTAVFRFKKPTPPFFFASLLSGPANYVVPRHVYEGGDPAGNAANDAPIGTGPWKFQRWVRGSHFEFVRNARYWRKGFPYLDRLVLRYVRDPAGRAAALEAGEIQIGVLTPVALSDIRRLTATGRFVATAKGYEERVWATTLECNLRHPILARREVRQALFHAIDREVIAQTIYRGYARAGTGPIFSPNTTFFTDDIHRIDFDPEKAAALLDQAGFPRKEAARRFTLDLVAAGWFAANGLVGAYVRRALEEIGVGVTLFVPDRSTSIRRIYTDYDFDLAISNQMNPSEPVPTTTQYYTTDGIRKGVPFCNASGYSNPELDRLVEEIKVETDAARRKALVVDFQKIVTRDAPLLPLVELDTVTLASTRVRNHSTVPDFAAASWHDVWLED
- a CDS encoding threonine/serine dehydratase, which translates into the protein MSSFRTSPAASAGRTAREPMIAREHVEAAWSRVRPHVRRTPALALATGTLGLAMPVALKLESLQVSGSFKGRGAFHKLLVSKVPAAGVIAASGGNHGAAVAYAARALGHRAEIFVPTISAPTKVERLRRYGAIVHQVGAVYAEARAASQIRAEEAGALTVHAYEDPDVFAGAGSVALEFAEQACFDTLLVAVGGGGLIAGCAAALGERVKIVAVETEGTPTLHAALRAGRPVDVPISGIAADALGASRIGAPNFEIARKLVADSVLVDDAAVRAAQRGLWDELRVIAEPAGATGLAALLSGAYRPAPDEVVATLVCGANTDPASVV